In Primulina eburnea isolate SZY01 chromosome 14, ASM2296580v1, whole genome shotgun sequence, the following proteins share a genomic window:
- the LOC140811330 gene encoding uncharacterized protein produces MVTLEIKYEGHICKKEFGDWLEYSIEKDAAYCLYCYLFKTAKGKQAGGETFVSEGFTNWKCKDRLNIHVGQHDSEHHKARMDCEALMNQDEHIQSVLHKQSRQMRNDYRIRLNASIDCIRVLLRQGLSFRGHDETESSLNPGNFLVQLEFLGAHNKEIDDVILKNAPKNCKLTSPDIQKEIVNACAIETVNVIIRDVGDSLFSILVDESRDVSTKEQMSVVIRYVDSSGHVNERFVGIEHVASTTALSLKAAIDKMFSRYNLSMSKLRGQGFDGASNMQGKFNGLKALILKENPCAFYIHCFVHQLQLALIAVAKKNLPISNFFRVVGDVVNVVGASCKRSDILREKHSDFIVEALERGDISSGRGLNQETSLQRAGDTRWGSHYSSLISLISMFSAVSDVLEIISEDDSSSPDQKTEAFNLLESILSFDFAFNLHLMKHVLAISSELSTALQKKKIRIL; encoded by the exons ATGGTAACATTAGAGATCAAGTACGAAGGGCATATTTGCAAAAAG GAATTTGGTGATTGGTTGGAATATAGTATAGAAAAAGATGCTGCGTATTGTTTGTATTGCTATCTCTTCAAGACAGCTAAGGGAAAACAAGCCGGAGGAGAGACTTTTGTTAGTGAAGGATTTACAAATTGGAAATGTAAAGATAGATTAAATATCCATGTTGGTCAACATGACAGTGAACATCATAAAGCTCGAATGGATTGTGAAGCTTTGATGAATCAAGATGAGCACATTCAATCGGTTTTGCACAAACAGTCAAGGCAAATGCGGAATGATTATCGTATTCGTCTCAATGCTTCAATTGACTGTATTAGAGTTTTGTTGCGACAAGGGCTTTCATTTCGGGGTCACGATGAAACTGAAAGTTCACTTAATCCAGGTAATTTTCTTGTCCAACTGGAATTTTTAGGTGCTCATAACAAAGAGATTGATGATGTGATATTGAAAAATGCTCCTAAAAATTGCAAGTTAACATCACCTGATATTCAGAAAGAAATAGTGAATGCTTGTGCCATTGAAACggttaatgttattattagagatGTTGGTGATTCATTGTTCTCTATTTTAGTTGATGAATCTCGTGATGTGTCAACAAAGGAGCAAATGTCGGTTGTTATCCGTTATGTAGATAGTAGTGGGCATGTAAATGAACGCTTTGTCGGGATTGAACATGTTGCTAGTACTACAGCATTATCACTTAAGGCTGCCATTGATAAGATGTTCTCTAGATATAATTTGAGCATGTCTAAGTTGAGAGGACAAGGTTTTGATGGAGCAAGTAATATGCAGGGTAAATTTAATGGTCTAAAAGCACTCATTTTAAAAGAGAACCCATGTGCTTTTTACATACATTGTTTTGTCCATCAACTTCAACTAGCTCTGATAGCTGTTGCCAAGAAAAATCTTCcgatttctaatttttttcgTGTTGTTGGTGATGTGGTAAATGTTGTTGGAGCATCTTGCAAACGTTCTGATATTCTTCGAGAGAAACATTCAGATTTTATCGTTGAGGCATTGGAGAGGGGTGATATTTCAAGTGGTCGGGGACTTAATCAAGAAACTAGCCTCCAACGTGCTGGGGATACACGTTGGGGCTCACATTATAGTTCTTTGATCAGCTTAATTTCCATGTTCTCTGCTGTGAGTGATGTGCTTGAAATAATTTCAGAAGATGATTCTAGTTCTCCTGATCAAAAAACTGAGGCATTTAATTTATTGGAGTCAATACTTTCATTTGATTTTGCATTCAATCTACACTTGATGAAACATGTCTTAGCAATTTCGAGTGAATTGTCGACGGcattgcaaaaaaaaaagatcAGGATATTGTGA
- the LOC140811889 gene encoding peptide-N4-(N-acetyl-beta-glucosaminyl)asparagine amidase A, producing MAPPLLSLVVLCSLILLHRPPLSAANLHASRSIFWSTPISEPTSLSNADTPPTTYFEVTNPISLPNTQPCSYLVLQHEFAFTYGKPPVFANYTPPLDCPSQNFSGIVLEWTATCKGRQFDRIFGVWLGGVEILRSCTAEPRATGIVWTVKKDITRYNSLLMNNQILAVYMGNLVDSTYTGVYHVNVSLHFYPTEEGSGYSEVGSAEMGDKFGSGADLILPISRNLPLNDGLWFEIENSTNVVSKVFKIPQNAYKAVLEVYVSYHENDEFWYGNFPNEYISANNLTGATGNGPFREVLVSLDNVIIGAVFPFTVIYTGGINPLLWRPITGVGSFDLPSYDIEITPLLGKILDGNAHEFVFSVTNALNVWYIDANLHIWLDKKSKKTQGKVMRHNASPLSISLLSNFTGLDGLFITNVTRSVISSGWVNSSHGLLMTKSRQRFEYTNTMVIKKNGSLQILNQEIHFNGSVNTNMPSSIQSTKSLKTYRLYMYLEDVDKGNGSYASVSNVNLGINEKKHKASNSGLSSTKLKNSQKAQGYILVKGNLVVSGLGSTQQKYHSVGDNSCYFRDISSSSYTILHDKESSSCADNVSMETTCARKDFLGTKFPGGRKGLI from the coding sequence ATGGCTCCACCTCTCCTCTCCCTAGTCGTCCTCTGTTCTCTCATTCTCCTCCACCGACCACCGCTCTCTGCCGCAAACCTCCACGCATCAAGATCGATTTTCTGGTCAACTCCCATTTCAGAACCCACCTCGCTGTCCAACGCAGACACTCCTCCAACCACTTACTTCGAAGTTACAAACCCCATTTCACTTCCCAATACCCAACCCTGCTCGTACTTAGTTCTACAACATGAATTTGCATTCACTTACGGCAAGCCCCCTGTTTTTGCGAATTACACTCCTCCCTTGGATTGTCCTTCTCAGAACTTTTCAGGAATCGTTCTTgaatggacagcaacttgcaAAGGCAGGCAATTTGATAGAATCTTTGGCGTTTGGCTTGGTGGGGTTGAGATACTTAGGAGCTGCACTGCTGAACCTAGGGCCACTGGCATTGTTTGGACAGTGAAGAAGGACATTACTAGGTACAATTCTTTGTTGATGAATAATCAGATTCTTGCTGTTTATATGGGAAATCTTGTTGATAGTACGTACACTGGTGTGTACCATGTCAATGTTTCTCTTCATTTCTATCCGACGGAAGAGGGTTCTGGTTATAGTGAGGTTGGCTCTGCTGAAATGGGTGATAAGTTTGGTTCTGGAGCCGATTTGATCCTACCCATTTCAAGAAATTTACCTTTAAACGATGGGTTGTGGTTTGAAATTGAAAATTCCACCAATGTAGTGTCCAAGGTGTTCAAAATACCCCAGAATGCATACAAGGCCGTGTTAGAGGTATATGTGTCGTATCATGAAAACGATGAATTTTGGTATGGAAATTTTCCGAATGAGTATATTTCTGCTAATAATCTCACTGGTGCAACTGGGAATGGACCATTTAGGGAGGTGCTTGTGAGCTTAGATAATGTGATCATTGGCGCAGTTTTCCCATTTACCGTGATCTACACCGGAGGCATAAATCCCCTCCTGTGGAGACCAATCACTGGAGTTGGTTCATTTGATCTCCCTTCTTATGATATTGAGATCACTCCTTTATTAGGAAAGATATTGGATGGAAATGCTCATGAATTTGTATTCAGCGTAACGAATGCTCTAAATGTTTGGTACATCGACGCAAATTTGCACATTTGGTTGGATAAGAAGAGTAAGAAAACACAAGGGAAGGTGATGAGGCACAATGCTTCACCACTTTCCATCTCTCTTCTTTCCAATTTCACAGGTCTTGATGGATTATTCATCACAAATGTTACTAGGTCGGTAATTTCAAGCGGATGGGtgaattcttctcatggattgCTCATGACCAAATCACGACAGAGATTCGAATATACCAACACTATGGTGATAAAAAAGAATGGAAGTTTACAGATTTTGAATCAGGAAATACATTTCAATGGCAGTGTCAACACCAATATGCCATCTTCTATACAATCTACAAAATCTTTGAAGACCTATCGCCTTTACATGTATTTAGAGGACGTCGATAAAGGAAATGGGAGCTATGCTTCAGTGTCTAATGTCAATTTGGGTATCAATGAGAAGAAACATAAGGCTTCTAATTCTGGACTTTCTTCCACCAAGCTCAAGAATTCACAGAAGGCGCAGGGTTACATTCTTGTGAAGGGAAACTTGGTAGTGAGTGGATTAGGAAGCACCCAACAAAAGTATCATTCTGTTGGTGATAACTCATGCTACTTCAGGGATATCAGCAGCTCAAGTTACACCATTTTACATGACAAAGAGAGCAGTAGTTGCGCGGACAATGTATCCATGGAGACCACCTGTGCGCGGAAGGATTTTCTGGGGACTAAATTTCCTGGTGGTAGGAAGGGGCTCATTTGA
- the LOC140811329 gene encoding uncharacterized protein: MDLVQVCKHRLQMIRDEGWDSFLEKVYHFCEQHYIGILKMDDMFTRWAPRGRPHRNRPEVTNLHHYRVDLFYGVIDIQLQELNHRFSEAGIELLLCVACLCPQNSFVAFDKKKLMQLAEFYPQDFSRFDLLMLDDQLETYICDMRFNKAFQGLKGLGDLSEKLVMSKKNMVYPLVYKLLTFALILPVATASVERVFSAMKIVKDRLRSRMSDDWMNDSLIVYVEKEIFLTIDNEAIVKRFQNMKTRKEQL, encoded by the coding sequence ATGGATTTGGTACAAGTATGCAAACACCGACTGCAAATGATTAGAGATGAAGGTTGGGATTCATTTTTGGAAAAGGTTTACCATTTTTGCGAGCAACATTACATTGGTATTCTCAAAATGGATGATATGTTCACACGTTGGGCACCACGTGGTCGTCCCCATCGTAATCGACCAGAAGTGACAAATTTGCATCACTATCGTGTGGATTTATTCTATGGTGTTATTGATATACAGCTTCAAGAGTTAAATCATCGTTTCTCAGAGGCAGGTATAGAGTTACTACTTTGTGTAGCTTGTTTGTGTCCACAAAACTCTTTTGTGGCTTTTGACAAGAAAAAATTGATGCAACTAGCTGAGTTTTATCCACAAGATTTCTCAAGATTTGATCTCCTTATGCTTGATGATCAACTTGAAACTTATATATGTGATATGCGTTTTAACAAAGCATTTCAAGGATTAAAAGGACTTGGTGATCTTTCAGAGAAGTTAGTTATGTCAAAGAAAAATATGGTGTATCCGCTGGTTTATAAGCTTTTGACATTTGCATTAATTCTACCAGTTGCGACTGCGAGTGTAGAGAGAGTGTTTTCTgccatgaaaattgtgaaagacAGGTTGCGCAGTCGAATGAGTGATGATTGGATGAATGATAGTCTCATTGTCTATGTAGAGAAAGAGATATTCCTAACAATTGATAATGAAGCTATCGTAAAGAGGTTTCAAAATATGAAGACTCGAAAAGAACAATTGTAA
- the LOC140812694 gene encoding tubby-like F-box protein 7: MSLRRSFLPRRIIHRSFTLSKSCKESKVPEIKFICDLDSGIRREEGGKEEGIGSDNGNGQHQQDGVACGELDRSDSPTWASMLPELLGEIIQRVEASEDKWPQRQNVVAFGCVCKRWREATKDVVEKASVHHPGKITFPSSLKKPGPRDSPLQCIIKRDKKNATFYLYLALSPSFTDKGKFLLAARRYRNGAHTEYIISLDADDLSQGSKAYVGKLRSDFLGTNFTIYDSQPPHSGAKPSSSRAGRRFASKQISPQVPAGNFEIGHVSYKFNLLKSRGPRRMACSLKCPFLEESTDNNENVVKAKKPEPYSPELTVLKNKAPRWHEHLECWCLNFHGRVTVASVKNFQLVATMDQSQPGGKGDEETVLLQFGKVGDDTFTMDYRQPLSAFQAFAICLTSFGTKLACE; encoded by the exons ATGTCATTGAGAAGATCTTTCCTCCCACGAAGAATCATCCATCGGTCCTTCACACTCTCCAAATCTTGCAAAGAATCCAAGGTCCCGGAAATCAAATTTATTTGCGATTTGGATAGCGGTATTCGCCGGGAAGAGGGCGGAAAAGAGGAAGGAATTGGTAGTGATAATGGAAACGGGCAGCATCAGCAAGACGGTGTGGCTTGTGGTGAATTGGATCGTTCGGACTCCCCTACGTGGGCGAGTATGTTGCCGGAGCTTCTGGGGGAAATAATACAGAGGGTGGAAGCGAGTGAAGACAAATGGCCGCAGCGTCAAAACGTCGTCGCATTCGGATGCGTTTGTAAACGGTGGAGAGAAGCCACCAAAGACGTGGTGGAAAAGGCCTCTGTACATCACCCCGGGAAAATTACCTTCCCTTCCTCCCTAAAAAAG CCAGGGCCGCGAGACTCTCCGCTTCAATgtatcataaaacgtgacaagAAGAATGCAACATTTTACCTTTATCTGGCTCTTTCACCAT CATTTACAGACAAAGGCAAGTTTCTCTTAGCAGCACGACGCTATAGAAATGGTGCCCACACTGAGTACATTATATCCCTGGATGCTGATGATCTATCTCAAGGTAGTAAAGCCTATGTTGGAAAATTAAG GTCAGATTTCCTTGGCACCAATTTCACGATCTATGACAGCCAACCACCGCACAGCGGAGCAAAGCCGTCAAGTAGCAGAGCTGGCCGCCGTTTTGCAAGCAAGCAGATAAGTCCCCAAGTCCCAGCTGGTAACTTCGAAATCGGGCATGTGTCATATAAGTTCAATCTCTTGAAGTCAAGAGGTCCTAGGAGGATGGCGTGCTCCCTTAAATGCCCATTTTTGGAGGAGTCAACCGACAATAATGAAAACGTTGTTAAAGCAAAGAAGCCAGAGCCCTATTCTCCAGAACTCACAGTTTTGAAAAACAAAGCCCCGCGATGGCATGAACATTTGGAATGCTGGTGCTTGAATTTCCATGGAAGAGTGACTGTCGCATCGGTCAAGAATTTTCAACTCGTTGCTACTATGGATCAAAGTCAGCCTGGAGGAAAGGGTGATGAGGAGACGGTGCTGCTTCAGTTTGGGAAAGTTGGTGATGACACTTTCACAATGGATTATAGGCAGCCTCTATCAGCTTTCCAGGCCTTCGCTATTTGTCTGACCAGTTTTGGGACAAAACTTGCATGCGAGTAA
- the LOC140813218 gene encoding epidermis-specific secreted glycoprotein EP1-like, which yields MPLPSFFTLSFVLFCSISCIAEAVVPPSQTFNFVNEGEFGPYIVEYDANYRVLSMANSPFQLAFYNTTPGAYTLALRMGTTRSESLRRWVWEANRGKPVGENATFSLGRDGNLVLAEANGRVVWQTNTANKNVVGFKLLPNGNMVLHDSKGKFIWQSFDSPTDTLLVGQSLRLKGPNKLVSRLSEKENKNGPYSLVLEPKRFALYYKSDNSPTPMLYFDSTDYLFFGNNSIDVLTFTSDPETEDAFAYELKFVSPDGRNRILSRPKYNSTLSFLRLGIDGGLRAFTYYDPVDYQAWEETFTLFPSDSGEECQIPDRCGKFGLCEESQCVACPSPNGLLGWSKTCAPPKLTSCKDIKYYKIVGVDHFLSKYTAGTGPTKESDCQKKCTSDCKCAGYFFNRAESRCWVVNDLMTLTKVHNTSHVGFVKTPSR from the coding sequence ATGCCTCTCCCTTCCTTCTTTACTCTCTCCTTTGTATTATTTTGCTCAATCTCTTGCATTGCTGAAGCTGTTGTGCCTCCTTCACAAACATTCAACTTTGTCAATGAAGGGGAATTCGGGCCTTATATAGTCGAATATGATGCAAATTATAGAGTTCTCTCCATGGCCAATTCCCCGTTCCAGCTAGCTTTCTACAACACGACACCTGGTGCATACACTTTGGCCTTACGAATGGGAACCACGCGATCCGAATCGCTTAGGCGTTGGGTTTGGGAGGCGAATCGTGGCAAGCCGGTCGGAGAGAATGCAACATTTTCTCTGGGGAGGGACGGAAATCTTGTGTTAGCGGAAGCCAATGGACGAGTGGTGTGGCAAACAAATACTGCCAACAAAAATGTAGTAGGTTTCAAGTTGTTGCCCAATGGTAACATGGTGCTACATGATTCTAAGGGTAAATTTATATGGCAAAGTTTTGACTCCCCCACGGACACTCTGCTAGTCGGCCAATCTCTTCGACTGAAAGGCCCGAACAAGCTCGTGAGCAGGCTTTCGGAAAAGGAGAACAAAAATGGGCCATATAGCTTAGTCTTGGAGCCCAAGAGATTCGCATTGTACTACAAGAGCGACAATTCTCCCACGCCCATGTTATATTTCGACTCTACGGATTATCTCTTTTTTGGTAATAATTCTATTGATGTTTTGACGTTCACTAGTGATCCCGAGACGGAGGATGCGTTTGCATATGAGTTGAAATTTGTGAGCCCAGACGGCCGAAACCGGATTTTATCCAGACCCAAATACAATAGCACATTATCGTTTCTACGACTTGGGATCGACGGAGGACTGAGGGCATTTACGTACTATGATCCCGTGGACTATCAGGCGTGGGAAGAAACGTTCACCCTTTTCCCTAGCGATTCTGGTGAAGAATGCCAAATACCAGACAGATGTGGCAAATTCGGGCTTTGCGAGGAAAGCCAATGCGTGGCCTGCCCATCTCCCAATGGATTGTTGGGCTGGAGCAAGACTTGTGCACCTCCAAAGTTGACAAGTTGTAAAGATATAAAGTACTATAAAATAGTAGGAGTTGACCATTTCTTGAGCAAATACACCGCTGGAACAGGCCCCACTAAGGAGTCGGATTGCCAGAAAAAATGTACATCGGACTGCAAGTGTGCGGGCTACTTCTTTAATCGGGCCGAGTCAAGGTGTTGGGTTGTGAACGACTTGATGACCCTCACGAAAGTCCATAATACATCACATGTGGGTTTCGTGAAGACTCCGAGCCGTTGA
- the LOC140812693 gene encoding LOW QUALITY PROTEIN: anaphase-promoting complex subunit 6 (The sequence of the model RefSeq protein was modified relative to this genomic sequence to represent the inferred CDS: inserted 1 base in 1 codon; deleted 1 base in 1 codon): MREEQVEKLRGVVRDCVSKHLYSSAIFFADKVAAVTSDPADVYMQAQALYLGRHYRRAFHLLNASQIVLRDLRFRYLAAKCLEELKEWDQCLLMLGDAKVDEHGNITDTKDYNSMYLDKDGEDHEINIISAICFLRGKAYEALENRAQARLWYKAAIKADPLCYEALECLIEGHMLTCEEETSLLATLQFGAEDGWLSXFYSCLIKKYEAENVVETKFRELELEVCSLKSSDKTLCTLKNNTDLLACKAEYYHQCGEYQKCFELTSILLEKDPFHLKCTLVHLAAAMELGHSNELYLMACNLVKDYPQKALSWFAVGCYYYCIKKYDQSRRYFSKATSLDGTFSPGWIGYGNAYAAQEEGDQAMSAYRTAARLFPGFHLPTLYIGMEYMRTHSFKLAEQFFLQAKIICPSDPLVFNELGVVAYHMKEYKKAVWWFEQTLSHVSSSLSEMWEPTLVNLAHALRKLKRYNEAIIYYDKALAISTRSLSTYAGLAYTYHLQDNFTSAIAYYHKALWLKPDDQFCTEMLTMALVDECRHGTHPKGETVRSQLFT, from the exons ATGCGGGAGGAGCAAGTAGAGAAGCTCCGGGGTGTGGTAAGAGATTGCGTGAGCAAGCATCTGTACTCATCGGCGATATTCTTCGCCGACAAGGTTGCGGCCGTCACTTCAGACCCCGCCGACGTATATATGCAAGCTCAGGCACTCTACCTAGGCCGTCACTACCGCCGAGCCTTCCACCTCCTCAATGCCTCCCAGATCGTCCTCCGCGACCTCCGGTTCCGCTACCTCGCCGCCAAATGCCta GAAGAACTGAAGGAGTGGGATCAATGCCTGCTAATGCTTGGTGATGCTAAAGTGGATGAACATGGTAATATTACCGACACAAAGGATTACAATAGCATGTATCTGGACAAAGATGGTGAAGATCATGAAATCAAT ATTATATCAGCAATATGCTTTTTAAGGGGAAAGGCGTACGAGGCATTGGAAAATCGTGCACAAGCTCGGTTATG GTACAAAGCTGCCATTAAAGCGGATCCTCTGTGTtatgag GCCTTGGAATGTTTAATAGAGGGTCACATGCTTACTTGTGAAGAAG AGACCAGTCTATTGGCAACATTGCAATTTGGTGCTGAAGATGGCTGGCTCT TATTCTATTCTTGCTTGATAAAGAAA TATGAAGCTGAAAATGTTGTAGAAACCAAGTTTAGGGAACTTGAGCTGGAAGTTTGCTCTTTGAAGTCCTCTGACAAAACCTTATGCACACTGAAGAACAATACTGATCTCTTAGCATGTAAAGCAGAATACTATCATCAA TGTGGTGAATACCAGAAATGCTTTGAGTTAACATCGAT ATTACTGGAGAAGGATCCTTTTCACCTAAAGTGCACCCTGGTGCATTTAGCGGCAGCAATGGAACTAGGACATTCTAATGAACTTTATTTAATGGCATGCAATTTGGTCAAGGACTATCCTCAAAA GGCTCTGTCATGGTTCGCAGTGGGTTGCTACTATTACTGTATCAAAAAGTATGATCAGTCGCGCCGTTATTTTAG TAAGGCAACAAGCTTAGATGGAACATTTTCTCCTGGTTGGATAGGCTATGGGAATGCTTATGCAGCACAAGAAGAAGGAGATCAAGCCATGTCAGCTTATCGCACTGCTGCTCGTTTGTTTCCTGG gttCCATCTACCAACTCTATACATTGGAATGGAATACATGCGGACCCATAGCTTCAAACTTGCTGAGCAG TTTTTTTTGCAGGCCAAGATTATATGCCCTTCAGATCCGCTTGTGTTCAATGAGCTAGGTGTTGTAGCTTATCATATGAAGGA GTATAAGAAGGCTGTATGGTGGTTTGAACAGACGTTGTCTCATGTATCATCCTCTTTAAGTGAAATGTGGGAGCCAACCTTGGTCAACCTTGCTCATGCGTTGAGAAAATTAAA GAGATACAACGAGGcaattatttattatgataaaGCTCTTGCAATATCAACACGAAGCTTGAGTACATATGCAGGTCTCGCCTACACGTATCATCTGCAG GATAATTTCACTTCAGCAATTGCGTACTATCACAAG GCTTTATGGCTTAAACCAGATGATCAATTCTGTACGGAGATGCTGACAATGGCGCTTGTGGATGAATGTCGGCATGGCACCCACCCAAAAGGTGAAACAGTTAGAAGCCAGTTATTTACGTAG
- the LOC140811890 gene encoding uncharacterized protein, whose protein sequence is MSRRYHTTELGCIAGEDLSDLGAGKEGWLVENANLLVSLDTRSLALANRSLILLIHWSNSRDGRPDPDKNRTVKILPDLSPIEAEYISAVQCLVFDDDTKVLAVGTSCGYLLIYAFSGHLIHRQFINSGRIIKLRVRGTKQDLMHDASSEEVCVVMPGVIARFEGSDIKNLLQRWFQGAHSRFWDQDSDDGSSEDSRTVARLPYHLWNVSKYGLCADAAITGVMPPPLMEIQSSQRYYCAVTIGDDAVISAFRLSADKSRSMVGAILSKVVPATFSTIASLSKLIWRSEEKPTKKPEAKSQPFARSSPLTCLKDHPRKGEKLTLSPSGTLAAVTDSLGRILLLDTQALVVVRLWKGYREASCLFVEMLASKDTAASRTASYEYSKSDYCLCLAIHAPRKGIVEVWQMRTGPRLLTIPCPKGSKILQPTYRFTSAMSSSSSYVPLEVFFLNGDSCQISVLNRFIH, encoded by the exons ATGTCACGCCGGTATCACACGACGGAGCTCGGTTGCATCGCCGGCGAAGATTTGTCTGATCTCGGTGCCGGAAAGGAAGGCTGGCTTGTGGAGAATGCCAACCTCCTTGTTTCCCTGGATACTCGCTCGCTCGCACTAGCTAACCGCTCTTTGATCCTCCTCATCCACTGGTCAAATTCAAGAGACGGTAGACCCGATCCGGATAAAAACCGGACGGTCAAGATTCTGCCCGATCTCTCCCCCATCGAGGCGGAATACATCTCGGCCGTCCAGTGTCTCGTTTTCGATGATGATACTAAAGTCCTCGCCGTCGGCACCTCGTGCGGTTACCTATTGATTTATGCGTTCAGCGGTCATCTCATTCATAGACAG TTTATAAATTCTGGAAGGATTATTAAGTTAAGGGTGCGCGGGACTAAACAAGATCTTATGCATGATGCATCTTCGGAGGAAGTTTGTGTTGTAATGCCTGGTGTGATTGCTCGTTTTGAAGGATCTGATATTAAG AATTTGCTTCAACGGTGGTTTCAAGGAGCACATTCTCGGTTTTGGGATCAGGACTCGGATGATGGAAGTTCAGAGGATTCCAGAACTGTTGCAAGACTTCCTTACCATCTATGGAATGTTAGCAAGTATGGATTATGTGCTGATGCTGCTATAACTGGGGTCATGCCCCCACCTTTGATGGAAATTCAG TCAAGTCAACGCTACTACTGTGCTGTCACTATTGGAGATGATGCCGTCATTTCAGCATTTAG actTTCGGCGGACAAGAGTAGATCAATGGTTGGAGCTATCTTGTCTAAAGTTGTACCTGCAACATTTTCCACGATAGCTTCACTTTCAAAATTGATCTGGCGGAGTGAAGAAAAGCCAACTAAAAAGCCAGAAGCAAAATCTCAACCATTTGCCCGAT CATCCCCTCTGACTTGTTTGAAGGATCACCCAAGGAAGGGTGAGAAACTCACATTATCACCTAGTGGTACTCTGGCTGCAGTAACCGATTCGCTTGGCCGTATTTTGCTCTTAGACACGCAGGCACTGGTCGTCGTTCGCTTATGGAAG GGATATCGTGAAGCAAGCTGCTTATTTGTGGAGATGCTTGCAAGTAAAGATACTGCAGCTTCACGAACTGCGAGTTATGAATATTCGAAAAGTGATTATTGTCTCTGTTTGGCCATCCACGCACCTCGGAAAGGAATAGTTGAG GTTTGGCAAATGAGGACTGGACCTCGGCTTCTGACCATTCCATGTCCTAAGGGCAGTAAAATACTACAACCCACTTACAGATTTACTTCAGCAATGTCATCTTCATCATCGTACGTGCCCTTGGAAGTTTTCTTTCTGAATGGAGACTCTTGTCAAATATCAGTTCTTAATCGATTCATTCATTGA